The DNA segment ACAAAAGCATCTTTGCGGGGCACACATTACATTCTAACAAACAGggttaaaatagtttttattgcAAGTTTGGGACTAGACACACCATGCCTTTTTCTGGCCCCTTGGACCTTGAGATCAGCTAAGGGGACCTTGTATGAATGGCAGTGGTTCCACAAAGGGGGAGAGGTTGGAGGGAGGGAGTAGGAAGGGAGGTTTGGGAAGGATACTGGGAGAGGATCTTCTGAACAGAAGCCATAGTGAAACGGAGAAATTCAAGCAAGCCTGAAGCACTTACAGGGGTTTCTCTTCCACCCACTGCTCGtggccctcctgcccctcccagaTGAGGCTCCCAGGCTCCCTGAAGACCAGTTTCTTTGACACAGGCAAGTCCTTAAGTCTCAAGCAGCTTTCTTGGATATAGTTTCTGGGGGATGGCTATTAGGCCATATGGTCTGGGAGGCCACTTTCCTCTGCTTAGTGGGAAGTGGCATCTTCCATCAACCAATGCGGCAAGATATATCTGCCAGGCGGTCAGGCTTCCAGGTTTGCTGGGCCAGGACAATTCAGCTGTTCTATTTTCCCATTTGTGGGGTACCAGAATTCCCATGGCTcagatgggtaaagaatccatcaggaggtctaggtttgatccctgggttggaaagatctcctggagaaggaaatggcaatccactccagtatccttgcctaggaaattccacagacagagcagtgtggcaggctatagtccatgcggtcgcaagagtcggacaggacttagcgactaaaccaccaccaccagcgtCTGACAAGCCTAAGGAAGGGACAGCAGAGATCCTGGGAGGTGTGACTTTTCCAAAATGTCCATTCCCAAGATCACAGACCTTTCAGGAAACTCGTGTTTCCAATGTTATACACCCCTACACCTCAAAAGTAGCCCTTAATCAGCTTCCAGGGATGCATACCTCCTCTTCTTCATTAACTTTTGTAGCAAGTCTCAAGGAAGTAATTGTCACACAATGGAGTAAATGCTTTTTTATCTGCAGTATGGAAGAGACACATTTGAGAATATGAGTGTCATAGACTAACCATAAAGCAtctgtgggttttttgttgtttttaagaaatcgagttttttaatttttaaaaaagacattgtaTTTATTTGCAAGGAATTTAGCCCCAATTTTCGATGTGACCAGTGAAAACCTCCTGGTTTCAGAACCACAGATGACTAGTCAATAGCTCTTTGTTAGAAGACTGACTGGAGATGGGAAATACAGCATCATCTCAGGGAACACACAGCCCCCTCCTGGCCTCAGGCTGACCACTGATGGCCACACAACACGGAAccagacaggtaaggtggtaggATTTTCCAATTCCAGTTCTATTCTTGGAGCCATTGACTTAATTTATAATGTTGGGTTTGAGCACCTGGGATGGCTCCCCTGTCAGGTAGCAACAGGAAACAAAGGTCAGTTTCCACACCCAATCATCTGTCACCATCCCTCATAACTCCCCTACCTTTACTGAAACTATGAGGCGGCTGAAGATGGAGAGAGCCAGGTTAAAAGTGGTCTGAGAGAAGTCAAAGATGTTCTCAACTCTCAGGAGCCACAACACAACTTCCCTGAAGGCTTCGCAAATCTCAGCCTGCTGaaaggaggaggtgggagagagtaGAGAAGGTCGTCGGTCTCAGTCCATCAGTGGCTGGTCCAGAGGGGTTGTAAGAAGCCCCTTCACCCTAAATAGCGGTCACGTAAAAGGGTCTCTCTCGTCCAGTTGCACCCCCATTCAGACCCTCTCCTTCCTGCGCCCGTTTTTTGGGTCTTCAGCCGAATTCCCCAACTCAAGCCCTTTTCCAAAGCCCTCTAGTGAAGCACCGTTTCAGTGAGATAAGCTGGGGAATCTCGTGAGAGGGACGCACCTGGGGAGGCTGCAGGCTCCAGGGTGCGGTTCACCTGGTCGCGGGTGCACGTGGAACCCGGCCTCGTCCCGTGCGCGCGTGAGGGAGGGGGATGACCGTGCTTCCGGGTGGGCCCCGCGAGGGTACCGGTACCTGGAGTTGGCCACCCCGCCACAGACGCGCCTCGCGGCCCTGGGCCTGCGTCAGGTAGGCGAGCAGCTGGCGCTGGTCCGGGAAGCCTCCCCAGGTTTTCTGCATGAGCCTGGGGGTGCTGGGGACTGGGGGCTGCGTAGATGGTGCGGGCGGCGGCccccgagctgcggcgggatCGGGGCCTGCAGGTGGCCGAGCGCTCATTCCCCCCCGCACGGATCTGGTCCACGAAGGCGCCGGGGGCCGGAGCGCATCGCGCAGGCACGTCTCCGAGAAACTTTTCTGGATCGCCGCGGAGAGAGAGACGTTCCACGGCCGCGGGGGGAGCGGACAGCGAAGGGCCATTTCGCCTAGACTTTCGTCCGAACTCTTACCTGGACACCGGGAGGG comes from the Bubalus kerabau isolate K-KA32 ecotype Philippines breed swamp buffalo chromosome 1, PCC_UOA_SB_1v2, whole genome shotgun sequence genome and includes:
- the CCNI2 gene encoding cyclin-I2, translated to MASGGRHAPQNSASEVRPSRCPGKSSDESLGEMALRCPLPPRPWNVSLSAAIQKSFSETCLRDALRPPAPSWTRSVRGGMSARPPAGPDPAAARGPPPAPSTQPPVPSTPRLMQKTWGGFPDQRQLLAYLTQAQGREARLWRGGQLQQAEICEAFREVVLWLLRVENIFDFSQTTFNLALSIFSRLIVSVKIKKHLLHCVTITSLRLATKVNEEEELIPRIKDFIKHYGSGYSPNELLRMELAILDNLHWDLYIGTPLDFLSIFHALVVLGWPHVKELMPQRNPSLHVASLTRQLQHCMAGHQLLQFKGSTLALVIITLELERLMPDCCTPISDLLKKAQVGIRQWNCCKELVKEQLASL